AAGGAAGTAAATATTACTATGTATACGTAGAGAGAAAAATTAATATTGATAAGGATGGTAATGCGAGAATAGTTAGCGTTAGGGAGTTTTTACCAATCTTCAGTGGTATTTCAGAAGATTATATTTCCCTTAAGTACAAGGATGTAAAAGGAATATCATATAGTAAACTCAACTATATAAGAAGAGAGAATTTATTATCTAGAGAAAAGTTAAATTCTGAGGCTGAAATTCAGCAAGATAAAAATCAATTATTAATTAGGATGAAATTTTTACCACCACTAAGAGTAGGAGATAAAGTAAGAATAAAATATACTGTGAGAATTAAGGGTTTTGTCTCAGAGGGAGAAAACATAAATACTGTACAAGTCGCATCTTTCACTTATTACCTTAAACTTCTTATATACCTTCCTAAGAGACCTAAGAGAGCTGAAGTATACAAAGTAACGTTCGGGGATAATGATATTATCAGTAAAATTCCCCTAGGAAGAGACGAAGATTATAATTTTGTTGTCAATGATACAATGATAAAATTTGAAATTTACCGTATAGCATTTTCAGCTTATTCAGTTATTTGGGAGATTTAGCTCCCTTACAAAAATAATTCAATTCATTAATCAATCTGAATATTTAGAGTATGGCGGTTACAGCAAATTTTCTATCCAACTAAGAATGTCAAAAGGCCTAATTTTCATTTTATGGATTTTAATACAGTTTATTTAAATATAGGGTAATATAAGTAAAAAGTAGAAATGCAAACATTAAGTTACAAATTTATTAGGTTCCTTTTTAAATAACGTTGAGGAATTGGTCAACCTATTAGTAATAAATAACCTTATTAAATTCTTGTAATAGCATAGAATGTAAATTTATCCACTTTCTAGAGTAATATTAAGAAGAATAAGATTCCATCAGAAATACTGCTCAATTCTAATAATATTGTCTGATTTAACAATTGTTCTTTCTAAATTTTATTAATATGAAGAATGTTCTTTGTTAAGTATATTATTAACTTTTCTGTATATTTCATGGATTTTATAAGTAAAAGTAAAATTTTAGCTTAATAATTAATCTATTAATAAATTTATTTATTATCTCTAATCAAATCTATATTCTTAGTATCTTTGTTAAATTACTCTTATTTTAAAAATCATCTATAAAAATATTAACGAGAGACTGATTTATATAAATAAGTATCAATGCTAAAGACGGTGGATACTCTCGTTATAATATGACTAGGTAACGATAAGAAAAATCTTAATAACCGAAAAATTAAAATTAGACTATTAAAAATTAATATATATGGAGTATTCAAAGGTTGATCCAGAGCTGATAAAGGTTATTGAGGCGATTAGTAAATTAACTTATCGTAATGGTTCTCTATGCGTGACTTTTTCTGATATAAGAAGGGAATTAAATCTTCATCCGCAAGCTATTACAAATTTGTTGAAGAGGGGGAGGACTATTGGTCTAATAACTGAATGTAGTGAGTTGGGTATAGGGGAGAGCGGTTATACGGTATTACTGAATTATGTAATTTCCTTAGGATTTGATATTGTGAGTGAGATATTTGATATTAGTGATAATTTTGTTATAATGAAGCATAGAGTCAAAAATAAATTGTATAATAACGCTTTAGTACCTTTTCGTGGTGTTATAGTTAAGGTTTTTGGTGATCTAGTTTTAGATAAACCCTTGATATACAGGGGCAAGGGTTATTACGAGATAAATTTAGTCAAAAGTATTGATAAATACCACGTGTTTCACTTAGATAGTGATGTTGAAATTAAGCCTAGAGAGACTTTTACTTATGAGTATGAGTTTTATTTAAAGTACTTTCCTCCAGTTGATTACTTTATTGTTGAACCATTTAATCCCGTTACTACATTTAACGCTAAAACTTATTTAACCAGAAGTGGGAAACGGATAATAAAGTCTGTTAAGGTAGAATACCCGCCAAATGTGATAGTAAGAGAAGAGGAAGGGAAAACATATCATGAGATAACGATTATGAAATTATCAACCAGATCAGTAAAATTCTGGTTCCACTTCGCTGAATGAGTTTTTCAGAGAGATCTGTTGAGTAAGAAGATATAAGAGAGTCAATTATAATTATAGCAAATAGTCTAATCAGTTTTTCCTTCAAATTCAGTAACACCAGTTATGTCAAAAGTCCTGATTTGATAACTATCTATACTTCACTGCATTTTTATGAATTAAGACTCCTTTTTAACTGCTCTTAGTGTAACTTAAAAATATGCAGTTTATACTTAGTTATAGTTTAAAAGGAAACAATGACTTTAAAATTAAACAGGGACTAAGAGAATTTCATTGTCCTTTAGAGTCTCAGAAAGTCTATATAGTATATAACGGATCTTTCACGCCTCCTTTGCGAATTGTAATATTCTCTTAAAATTAGAATAATTGTATGAAGAAATAATTAATAACATGTTATTATCTCCATTAAGTCTATGGTATAAAATCCTTAGTTTCTTCAATCGCCAATATATAATCAATTATTTAATCTCGAAATGATAAAATAAAACTAATTTCGCAAAAGAGCCATAAATCTCTATATATAATTATGTAGTAATCTTACTGAAATTAATACATATATATAAAATTACTAACTAAGTTTCTTCATGACCGCATATACTATTATACTTATTATTACACTTATCTCAGTACCCTCTCCAACGAGGGGTAGTATTGGATTTATCGAGAATAAAAAGTTAAGTACAGTAACAGGCAGCAATTCTGGTAATACTTCTATAGCTACTGTTTCAGAATGTAGGCCTTGAGAAGAAGTATAAAGAAGGAACGTGATATTTTCCTCAGAGTAATTTTGTAACTTAAGGCTAGGTGAGTGTAATATTACAAGAGGTATTTTTAGTAGAAAATGATGATAATTAACGCTTAGAGTTACCGGAACCATTGAGTTAGGGGGCACTGCCCCTAAATTATTACTAAATTGTCTGGAAATAAATGGGGCATTCTGAACAGAGTTCCACATTAAGTCCGTAAATATGACATGAGGAGAAAAGAGGATCATGAATGCTGCAAATGATAGGATTAGAAATGTTATAGCTAGAATTTTAGGATCTACTGTTTTTCTTCTATTTCTTCTTCTAGCTGGTAAGTTCAGCTGCTTTCTATCGACTATTTCACTGATACCATATATGGCAAAAAGTACTATAAAGGCTGTAATATAACCTGTAGTACCTCTTATCAGAGTTATGAGATTACCAACATAAGGAATAACTATGGGTTGTCCGAATATTTCTGGTACAAATCCCTTAATCCATGAAGGTTTTACGATCCAAGGATCAGGAGTAGGATTGTTTATCCCCTTAGTTATATACCCGTTTTTAGTTACATTAATAACCTCATGAACTACGTAAAAGTTTAAGAAAGGTGGTTTATATGCAACTATCTCATGAGGATAAGGCTTCCCCATAAGGGGAAGAATGAAAACCAAATCCCCGGGTTTCAGTAATGGGTACATTGAGTTTGTGGCCTCAATATTCCAACCATATGGTAAGTGAAATATAAATTGTGAAACTACAGAAAACAATACACTAAGAAGAAAAATTGAGGTAAAAAATATTCCCATTTTTTTAATCACAGCCACTCACCGTATGTATCAAGATTTTCTTCGAGATTTATTTTATGAGTGATTAATACATAGAAGAAAATAAAAAATAAATACCTTGAAATATATTGTACTGCTTGGAGTATATCTCATATTTCTTTTCTTTACATCGATTAGGAAGAAGGTGGTACTGCTGTAGCCTCAACCACTATACTGAAGCTCACTGATCCTTGTGTGCCTCCAGTAAGCAATTCTAAGCTGATTGGCATCTCGGCTCCAGGAGCTAATGTAAATGAATATGTAGATACTCCACCACTAGGTGTGAATATATATAAGCTATTTCCTGATATAGTGGGACTAGGTATTGTTACTGTTACTGATACGGTAACATTTAGGTTGTTCTTTACGTCAAATAAATACTTTAATGTCTCATTAGCATTTGTAGCTACATTACCAAAGTTTATTACTAGGTCACCTTGTGAATTATAGGTTACGAATGGGCTACCAGTCGAACTATAACCGATGGCCGTATCATTTGCTATTAAGGCTATATTTGCACTAGCGTCACCAACTACGGTTGCATCTACGTCTCTTGGTTGTGTTGTATAGTAGAATGTCATTGATGCTACGAACGATATTAATAGTATACCCAATACTGTGCCTATTATTAGGGCTTTTGTTGTGTTTTGCATGGCATTTCTAAATTCTTATATGAAATAGGGATTTTTAAATATTTCTCTTAATTAAGCTATTTTTAAAATGAAATTAAAAACAATTACATAGTCAATTTACTTGAATTTATGTTTAAAAGAGTGCACATTTCACATATAATTTACGTGAATTGTAGAGTTAGATTAAAGTATCTATATAAAGTATATTATTAGTATGAAAGTGTATTATGTAATCGCGTTAGGAATCCTTTTAGCTTTAACATTTTATATAATATATTCTCTTAATTTTTCATTAAGTGAAAGAGCTTTAGTAAGTGCTAGCGTAAGTAATTTCATTGTAAATATTAATGGAAATAACATTACCGTAACAAATATCTATAATTTTCCTATAACCGTCTGCTACGGGAATCAGATTATTAAACCAGTTCTATATCCTGGTAAATCGGTGACTTTTAATTATCAACCAGCCGATAATTATGTTATTTTAAAGGCTAATGGTTTTGAGGAGATAATTAAGGTGAATTAAAGTGGACAAAATTAAGCTTAATAGAAATTTAAGGATAGGAATTGTTTTTCTTTTAGTGCTTTTCACCGCACTAGCGGCTTATTTTAACTATAGTAGTACTATTCCTCACACTGTTTTAGCCGGCTATACACTTAAAAGCGAGATGAGTATTGTAACTCAAGGTTTACTATATACTTACCCCATAGGCGAGAATAAGCTTTTAGGTTATACTAATGTTTCTAGACCTGTTACTTACTTAGGTCTTTATACTTACGCTTATGTGAAGAGTTCCATCTTATATGATAATGCTACTGTTGTTTATAATCAGACTTACTATTTTTTGAAATTAACGAAGATCCTCTTTCTGAAATTTAATGCGTCTAATATTAGTTACAATATATACATATCGACGCCATATTATAACGTGTCAGTTATTCAAGGTTTAGCAAATAACGGAGTAATTCCAGTAAATGTAACAGGAATTTGTAGCCTATACAATAAGCTAGAAAATGAGACCGGCGTATATGTGCAACCTACGATTAATGTAGTGGTTAACAACTCAGCAATTGTTGCTATGAATGTAAATGGATATGTTATTTCAGTTCACCTTGTAAGGAACACTATCACACACATCATAAAAATACCAGTTTATGGTAAATTAGTTAGCTTAGACGAGTATCCTATATCTCAACTTATTACCCTTTATTTATATCCAACTTTCTATCCTAAACCGCTATCAGTAAATTATTCTTTATTAATACAAATTGACAATTTTAATTTCACTTTAGAGCAAAATAGCTATAGCAGTCCTATTGCATTAAATATTACAAAATTATATTCTATTGCATCAAATTTCACGTCAATTTATGACTTAACTCCCACTACACCTATAATCTATCTGAATTTTACTGCTAAATATAGTAACTTTACCTTTAAACCTTATATTGAAATTATAGATAATAATGGTATGATTCAAGTTCTAGAGTATAATAATTCAATAACTTATCCCGTTTATGAGACAACTGACAGCGATTTTAATTACTTTAACTTAATTTACGTTATATTGCCATTAACAGCGCTAGTATACTTGTTATTATTTACCCAAGGAATATCTCCTTCTCCTCTAGATATTATTATGAAGAAATATAAGAAAGTGATAATAATGGTTAATGATCCACCTCCATCTGAAAAGAAAATGATGAGAGTTAATAATTTTAGTGAATTACTTAAATTATCACAGATTTTAGCCAAACCTATAATAGCAAATGGAAATAAATTGTGGATACATGATGAAAATTTAGTCTATATGTATGAATTTTCATAAGAGAAAAATCTTTTTTATTATGATGTTTGCGAACTTATAGTTTACTTATAAGAATATACTCTAAAGATAAATAGTTTAGGTAAAATTTCTCTCAATGCTAGATAAACTGAATATATTATGAAGAACATATGCAAGGTAAGTATTTTCATACTATTATTATTAAAACTTATTTAGATAATATATTACTAATTTATCAGATCATAAATACTAGCGGAGTCGCAACATGTAATTACCAAATAGTTAAGTTTACAAATGCAAAACGTATAATAGTAGTTTATAAATGTTCTTGGTAATATTTCATAATTATTTTTATTAACATTGTTGTTTTATCACTTTGGATAAATAGAAGATATATTATATTCCTTTCTATTAATATTATTAATGTTATAAAATAAATTTAAATCCTATATGATCTAAACATGTCTATATCTTATGCATGTTAAATGCTAAGTAATGTAGTTCAGAGTTAGTAAGAGAGCTATGAACAAGCTTTTGTTGAAATTGTGATTCTTTTTTATATGTTAACATTAATTATATACTAAAATCTAAAAATATCTTCGGCTCACTTTAAAAAGTTATACCATTATATATAGAATATTTATAAAGATAACATAGCTTATCTCTTATATGCTTAAATTAAGTCTATCAGAAAATCATGGTATGTGCACAAAATATTTCAATTAAAGAAGATATCCATGAAAAGATAGAATTGTAATCTATATCTATTAAACTTATAAAAGGTGAATAATATTTGATTTAAATATTTTTATTCTATATTATTTTGCTTTATAGGTATTATATGGAATTTTTCTACGCTCAATATTGTATATCGAATAGAAATATTCTAGATAATTAATTCTAAGGAAAATTGTATTTAGAGAATATGTTATTCTATTATAATTTATAAAAACTAAATTAAAAGAGTGCTTCTTTTAGTAATTGCCTTAATGAGCATTATATTCCCTCGGAGCTGAAAATGTCATCAATTATATTCCCTTAGTAATGCTAAAACTCCTAATTTTGTGCTTATTTTATTCATGCTAGTTTGTATAAGAGCATGCTATAATCTTTCAAGTTGAAAAGAAAAATAGATTAATTTTTTATCTATACCATATTCTATTTTAAATAGTTGAAAATTTATCTGTAGTGCTGTTCTATATAAGTATTTCTACGAATTTAAAGGATTGTAAATAATACTTCTGTTTAATTTCTATTCCAAAAAAGCAGAATAAATATTAAATTACATAATTTAAGGGGAAAGGGTTATAAAAGTAAGAGAATAATACTCTTCATGCGAATTAGCTTTAACAAAAGAAAAAGGACAGAGTATCAGATTATGTTCCAAATTTTAGATGCTCTTTCGAGAGGTCCTTTACCAAAGACTAAATTGATGTACAAGGCTGACCTAACTTATGTTGTTACAGAAAAATATCTTCCATACCTCCAGAATATAGGTGCTATAAAAAAGGATAAAGAGTTATACTATATAACACAAAGAGGTCAAGAGATACGCAATTTATTAGAAACATATATAAGAAAGGCAGAAGAAATAAAGAAAGTTTTGGAAGAGCTGAGACGTACAATTGAAATGAAGAATAATGATGAAGGTGTTAGGACTAAGAGAGAAAGTAAAGTGATAAAAAGTGATAGATGAAACTGAGATTGAAGAATTTGAAGATATACTTAAACTCTTTAAATTTGAGAAAAAAGTAGGAATACCGTTGAAGATTATTGAAGATGAAAGAAAGTTTTTTAATTTTATTCTACCTAAAGATAGATTATTTTGTATAATTAAACCAGAAGATTACGAAATTGAAGAAATAGTAAAAGAGATTAGAAAAGATACTCCTTTTTTTATATTTAATTCAGAAAAATTAAAAGACAAAATTATATTACTATGGTAGGAAAATTAATTTTGAATATAACAAATGTTAACTCTCAGATACGAGTAGTCTACATAGGAAAATCGTTGCGCTTAATATTCATATAAACAATTTTGTAAAAATTTATTCATAATTTTAAGATATATGTCAGAATTTGATTGAGTTATAATGAAAATTTTATAATATTAATCGAAAATTTTTTAAAAAGTATTTTGATGAATTATATTCGGGTCATTAAAGGTAAACAAGAAGCCTTTAAATTACGCGGAAACCTTATTTAGAAGAAGATCCTAAAAGTGTATCCTGGAAATACCATACTGGATTATGATAAGTTTTATAATAATATGTTTACATTAATTATTTACTAGAAATTTAACGCAATTTTGCAATATAATTCAGACTTATTTGGGCAATTATTTTTTACTTAAAACAAGTAATGTATTTTATGCTTACTCTTGCCTTAACATTTACTACTATATTGCACTGGCCTAGTATCTTATTTTCGATAATAG
The sequence above is drawn from the Sulfurisphaera tokodaii str. 7 genome and encodes:
- a CDS encoding S26 family signal peptidase → MIKKMGIFFTSIFLLSVLFSVVSQFIFHLPYGWNIEATNSMYPLLKPGDLVFILPLMGKPYPHEIVAYKPPFLNFYVVHEVINVTKNGYITKGINNPTPDPWIVKPSWIKGFVPEIFGQPIVIPYVGNLITLIRGTTGYITAFIVLFAIYGISEIVDRKQLNLPARRRNRRKTVDPKILAITFLILSFAAFMILFSPHVIFTDLMWNSVQNAPFISRQFSNNLGAVPPNSMVPVTLSVNYHHFLLKIPLVILHSPSLKLQNYSEENITFLLYTSSQGLHSETVAIEVLPELLPVTVLNFLFSINPILPLVGEGTEISVIISIIVYAVMKKLS
- a CDS encoding DUF5305 family protein; this translates as MDKIKLNRNLRIGIVFLLVLFTALAAYFNYSSTIPHTVLAGYTLKSEMSIVTQGLLYTYPIGENKLLGYTNVSRPVTYLGLYTYAYVKSSILYDNATVVYNQTYYFLKLTKILFLKFNASNISYNIYISTPYYNVSVIQGLANNGVIPVNVTGICSLYNKLENETGVYVQPTINVVVNNSAIVAMNVNGYVISVHLVRNTITHIIKIPVYGKLVSLDEYPISQLITLYLYPTFYPKPLSVNYSLLIQIDNFNFTLEQNSYSSPIALNITKLYSIASNFTSIYDLTPTTPIIYLNFTAKYSNFTFKPYIEIIDNNGMIQVLEYNNSITYPVYETTDSDFNYFNLIYVILPLTALVYLLLFTQGISPSPLDIIMKKYKKVIIMVNDPPPSEKKMMRVNNFSELLKLSQILAKPIIANGNKLWIHDENLVYMYEFS
- a CDS encoding winged helix-turn-helix domain-containing protein encodes the protein MRISFNKRKRTEYQIMFQILDALSRGPLPKTKLMYKADLTYVVTEKYLPYLQNIGAIKKDKELYYITQRGQEIRNLLETYIRKAEEIKKVLEELRRTIEMKNNDEGVRTKRESKVIKSDR
- a CDS encoding DUF4898 domain-containing protein; the encoded protein is MIDETEIEEFEDILKLFKFEKKVGIPLKIIEDERKFFNFILPKDRLFCIIKPEDYEIEEIVKEIRKDTPFFIFNSEKLKDKIILLW